A window of Diospyros lotus cultivar Yz01 chromosome 14, ASM1463336v1, whole genome shotgun sequence contains these coding sequences:
- the LOC127790169 gene encoding uncharacterized protein LOC127790169, translated as MRMMVAVDESEGSFYALNWALNNFFPAFTTAEELGTFTVVHVQQPFQPYIFAAGPVLEVAREGQEKQAASISSRALEMCKGKMVKAETLILEGDPKEMICQATEKMQVDVLVVGSRGLSTIKRAFLGSVSDYCAHHAKCPILIVKPPSESHNKK; from the exons atgaggatgaTGGTGGCTGTAGACGAGAGTGAGGGCAGCTTCTATGCTCTCAACTGGGCCCTTAACAACTTCTTCCCCGCCTTCACAACGGCCGAGGAGTTGGGCACCTTCACCGTCGTCCACGTCCAGCAACCTTTCCAGCCTTACATCTTTGCCGCCGGACCTG TGTTGGAGGTAGCACGGGAAGGTCAAGAAAAGCAAGCTGCGTCCATATCATCTCGTGCATTGGAGATGTGCAAAGGAAAGATG GTTAAAGCGGAGACTCTAATTCTGGAAGGAGACCCCAAGGAGATGATTTGTCAAGCAACAGAGAAGATGCAGGTTGATGTTTTGGTGGTGGGTAGCCGTGGACTTAGCACCATTAAAAg ggCCTTCCTGGGAAGCGTAAGTGATTACTGTGCACATCATGCCAAATGCCCCATCCTCATTGTGAAGCCACCCTCAGAGTCCCATAACAAGAAGTAG